Proteins from one Terriglobia bacterium genomic window:
- a CDS encoding FAD binding domain-containing protein yields the protein MKAFEYATPKSKEQAVGLLAPNWGQSELLAGGTDLLALMKDDVVTPKRLVNVKSIAGLDGVSYHARTGLRIGALVRIADFADNADVRKNYPILARVADDAASPQIRNQATMGGNLCQRPRCWYFRNGFGLLAQQSGKSLVLEGDNRYHAILGNDGPAYFVSPSSIAPALIAAGARIRIFGPNGQRELPLEKFYVIPKSENEREHDLRPNEMVTEIMVPPPPVTVTVTDPATKLNPHYGGNYGHYEVRQKAAFDWPLATASVALIMPGGGQVRGSRIVLGHVAPVPWRSKEAEEAILNRPINETTADAAGKAAVANARSLGKNAYKIHLAHVAVKRAILQAAKI from the coding sequence ATGAAGGCCTTCGAATACGCAACTCCCAAATCCAAAGAGCAGGCCGTCGGACTGCTCGCGCCCAACTGGGGCCAGTCTGAACTGCTGGCCGGCGGCACCGACCTGCTGGCGCTGATGAAGGACGACGTCGTCACCCCCAAGCGCCTGGTCAACGTCAAGTCGATCGCCGGTCTGGACGGCGTCAGCTACCACGCGCGCACCGGGCTGCGCATCGGGGCGCTGGTGCGCATCGCCGACTTCGCCGACAACGCCGACGTCCGCAAGAATTACCCGATACTCGCCCGCGTCGCCGACGATGCCGCCAGCCCGCAAATCCGCAACCAGGCGACCATGGGTGGCAACCTCTGCCAGCGCCCGCGCTGCTGGTATTTCCGCAACGGCTTCGGTTTACTCGCGCAGCAGAGCGGGAAGTCGCTGGTCCTCGAAGGTGACAACCGCTATCACGCCATCCTCGGCAACGACGGTCCCGCGTACTTCGTCTCGCCTTCCAGCATCGCGCCCGCGCTCATCGCCGCCGGCGCCAGGATTCGCATCTTCGGCCCCAACGGCCAGCGCGAACTGCCGCTGGAAAAATTCTACGTGATTCCGAAGTCGGAGAACGAGCGCGAACACGACCTGCGGCCCAACGAGATGGTAACCGAGATCATGGTTCCGCCGCCGCCAGTGACGGTGACCGTTACGGACCCCGCCACGAAGTTAAATCCGCACTACGGCGGAAACTACGGTCACTACGAAGTGCGCCAAAAAGCAGCGTTTGATTGGCCGCTTGCAACTGCCTCGGTCGCACTGATCATGCCTGGAGGCGGGCAAGTCCGGGGTTCGCGCATTGTCCTCGGCCACGTCGCTCCAGTTCCATGGCGTTCGAAGGAAGCGGAGGAAGCGATCCTGAACAGGCCGATCAACGAAACGACCGCCGACGCCGCTGGCAAAGCCGCCGTCGCCAACGCCAGGAGCCTGGGCAAGAACGCTTACAAGATCCACCTGGCACACGTGGCCGTGAAACGCGCCATCCTGCAGGCGGCGAAGATTTGA
- a CDS encoding (2Fe-2S)-binding protein: MPDDESPQNEKQSGVSRREFLKISAITVSVPAVVGTGVLEVGGEEVPVYGPGKTPITLTVNGKKYTAELEPRVTLLDALRDHFDLTGAKRVCDRGECGSCTVLVDDRPVYACAVLAIDAQGHSVTTVEGITSGDALHPLQHAFVANDAQQCGFCTPGFVMAGYALLKNNPNPSREQVVKGLGGNYCRCGTYYGVRGAIGQMTGNKEG; this comes from the coding sequence ATGCCCGACGATGAATCCCCGCAAAACGAGAAGCAATCCGGCGTCTCCCGCCGCGAGTTCCTGAAGATCTCCGCCATCACGGTCAGCGTTCCCGCCGTGGTCGGCACCGGCGTGCTCGAAGTCGGCGGCGAAGAGGTTCCCGTCTACGGCCCCGGCAAGACGCCCATCACGCTCACCGTCAACGGGAAGAAGTACACTGCCGAGCTGGAACCGCGCGTCACCCTGCTCGACGCCCTGCGCGACCACTTCGACCTCACCGGCGCCAAGCGCGTCTGCGACCGCGGCGAGTGCGGCTCCTGCACCGTGCTGGTCGACGACCGCCCGGTCTACGCCTGCGCCGTGCTTGCCATTGACGCCCAGGGGCACAGCGTCACCACCGTCGAGGGCATCACCAGCGGCGACGCGCTCCATCCCTTGCAGCACGCCTTCGTCGCCAACGACGCCCAGCAGTGCGGCTTCTGCACCCCCGGCTTCGTCATGGCCGGCTACGCCCTGCTGAAGAACAATCCCAATCCCAGCCGCGAACAGGTGGTGAAAGGCTTGGGCGGAAACTACTGCCGCTGCGGCACCTACTACGGCGTGCGCGGCGCCATCGGTCAGATGACCGGGAACAAGGAGGGGTGA
- a CDS encoding xanthine dehydrogenase family protein molybdopterin-binding subunit: MADYKWPDAQHRTLIGTRQTRVDGPVKVSGRAKYTYDQNPKGLLAGAILRCPHAHAKIVSVDTSAAERMPGVKAIQILQGPGKEIHWAGDEIVALAAINEGIAEDALRAIKVQYEPLPHFVDDTTEPKDATEETGPFALDDLINMFSNQVPEPQIAATVQKRGLSFPVTDDLVKSMRSFSVGENVIKALQAAPQKSPETVRSPFKKSAANVTGDPDQAFQSAEMTSAGLYGVPVITHCCLEAHGVVAHWPDAEHLETQVSTQNVSGIPGDLARILTAAGTNVSASNIHNQQQHVGGGFGSKFAPDRWSVAAAQLSKKAGGAPVKIMLDRRAELEVAGARPSAYARVKLAAKKDGAITAWDSQSWGTGGPLGGNMPPLPYIFTEIPNQRKQHIAIATNIGPARAWRAPNHPQAAVLTMCAIDDLAARLGMDPYDVFMKNLALTPRANVYEAELKKADELMQWKKRWHSRGDKTSGPLKQGLGLSIHTWGGRGHQGAGDLTIHPDGTVEYRSGTQDLGTGTRTAIAVVIGETLGLPLDAITVKIGDTNFPNDGGSGGSTTIGAVSSEARRAATDALNELLAKVAPTLGAPPEQLEALYGTIRVKDSQGKSIPWKKACSMLGATGVTAQGKNPDPSKPPDLTSSGVGGAQMADVSVDIETGIVRVNKMVAVQDCGLVINLKTAESQCYGALIMGISYALFEEKIMDPATGRMLNPNMEFYRLAGYGDIPELVVHMMTGPGFDERGVVGLGEPPVISPGAAISNAVANAIGVRVPFLPITPDRVLAALQQGPAPPGGLRISGGGAA, translated from the coding sequence ATGGCGGACTACAAATGGCCTGATGCGCAACATCGCACGCTGATCGGCACGCGCCAGACCCGTGTTGACGGTCCCGTCAAAGTTTCCGGGCGCGCGAAATACACCTACGACCAGAATCCCAAGGGCCTGCTCGCCGGCGCCATCCTGCGTTGCCCGCACGCCCACGCCAAAATCGTCAGCGTCGACACCAGCGCCGCCGAACGCATGCCCGGCGTCAAAGCGATTCAGATCTTGCAGGGTCCTGGCAAGGAAATCCACTGGGCCGGCGACGAGATCGTGGCTCTCGCCGCCATCAACGAAGGCATCGCCGAAGACGCCCTGCGCGCCATCAAGGTGCAGTACGAACCGCTGCCGCACTTCGTGGACGACACCACCGAGCCCAAGGACGCCACCGAAGAAACCGGCCCGTTCGCGCTCGATGATCTGATCAACATGTTCAGCAACCAGGTGCCGGAGCCGCAGATCGCCGCCACCGTGCAGAAGCGCGGCCTCAGTTTCCCGGTCACCGACGACCTGGTCAAGAGCATGCGCTCCTTCAGCGTCGGTGAGAACGTCATCAAGGCGCTGCAAGCGGCTCCGCAGAAATCTCCCGAAACCGTGCGCTCGCCCTTCAAGAAGTCCGCCGCCAACGTAACCGGCGATCCCGACCAGGCCTTCCAGTCCGCCGAAATGACCAGCGCAGGCCTCTACGGCGTGCCCGTCATCACCCACTGCTGCCTGGAAGCCCACGGCGTGGTCGCGCACTGGCCCGATGCCGAACATCTGGAGACGCAGGTTTCCACACAAAACGTCTCCGGCATTCCCGGCGACCTTGCACGAATTTTGACAGCCGCTGGAACGAACGTTTCTGCTTCCAACATTCACAATCAGCAGCAGCATGTCGGAGGAGGCTTCGGCAGTAAGTTTGCCCCAGACCGTTGGAGCGTTGCCGCCGCACAGCTGTCGAAGAAGGCCGGCGGCGCACCGGTGAAAATCATGCTCGACCGCCGCGCCGAACTGGAGGTCGCCGGCGCGCGTCCTTCGGCCTACGCGCGCGTCAAGCTTGCGGCGAAAAAAGACGGCGCCATCACCGCGTGGGATTCGCAATCCTGGGGCACGGGCGGGCCGCTCGGCGGAAACATGCCGCCCCTCCCGTACATCTTCACGGAAATCCCCAACCAGCGGAAGCAACACATCGCCATCGCCACCAACATCGGCCCGGCGCGCGCCTGGCGTGCGCCCAACCACCCGCAGGCTGCCGTGCTCACCATGTGCGCCATTGACGACCTCGCCGCGCGCCTCGGCATGGACCCCTACGACGTCTTCATGAAGAACCTGGCGCTCACGCCGCGCGCCAACGTCTATGAAGCCGAGCTCAAAAAGGCCGACGAGCTCATGCAGTGGAAGAAGCGCTGGCACTCGCGCGGCGACAAAACATCCGGCCCGCTGAAGCAAGGCCTCGGCCTCTCCATCCACACCTGGGGCGGACGCGGCCACCAGGGCGCCGGCGATCTGACCATCCATCCCGACGGCACGGTCGAGTACCGCAGCGGCACCCAGGACCTCGGCACCGGCACGCGCACCGCCATCGCCGTAGTCATCGGGGAAACCCTCGGCTTGCCGCTCGACGCCATCACCGTGAAGATCGGCGACACCAACTTCCCGAACGACGGCGGTTCCGGCGGCTCCACCACCATCGGCGCCGTATCGTCGGAAGCGCGCCGCGCCGCCACCGACGCGCTCAACGAGCTGCTCGCCAAAGTCGCGCCCACGCTCGGTGCTCCGCCCGAACAGCTCGAAGCCCTCTACGGCACCATTCGCGTCAAGGATTCGCAAGGCAAAAGCATCCCCTGGAAGAAGGCTTGTTCCATGCTTGGCGCCACCGGCGTCACCGCGCAAGGCAAGAATCCCGATCCCTCCAAGCCGCCCGACCTCACCAGCAGCGGCGTCGGCGGCGCGCAGATGGCCGACGTCTCCGTGGACATCGAAACCGGCATCGTGCGCGTCAACAAGATGGTCGCGGTGCAGGATTGCGGTCTCGTCATCAACCTCAAGACCGCCGAATCGCAGTGCTACGGCGCGCTCATCATGGGCATCAGCTACGCACTCTTCGAAGAAAAGATCATGGACCCGGCCACCGGCCGCATGCTGAACCCCAACATGGAGTTCTACCGCCTCGCCGGTTACGGCGACATTCCTGAGCTGGTGGTCCACATGATGACCGGTCCGGGTTTCGACGAGCGCGGCGTCGTCGGGCTGGGCGAGCCGCCCGTGATCTCGCCCGGCGCGGCCATCTCCAACGCCGTCGCCAACGCCATCGGCGTACGCGTCCCGTTCTTGCCCATCACGCCCGACCGCGTTCTCGCCGCGCTGCAGCAGGGGCCGGCGCCGCCGGGAGGCCTCAGAATCAGTGGTGGAGGTGCCGCATGA